The region AGTCcaaaaggttttattttaaattttacctTTCTTGGCAAGGGGGGCATTGAGCACATGCaaagcatgaaatccagtctttTTCAGTTTAAAGCTGTCCAGAGGAGTGGAGCGAGACACATTCCATACCCTCAGTACTCCAACCTGGGAGTCTGACATACAGACAAAGTCAAAACACTTAACACGTTTCAAAAGTCTCTTTCATTATGcaaatgtgttgtatttttttttgaccagtAAACTTGTCTTCTCTTAATGCATGGGAGGTATTAAAATGAACTACAACTACTAtcttaaaataaatacacacaccccAAATTAAAAACCCTGTCTTTACCTCCAGTAATAAACATGCCTGGTGCAGAAGGGACCCAGGCAAGACACTGAACTGATGCAGCAGCCGAGGGGAAGCAGAAGGACGTAATACAATTCAAGGCCTCACTGTCCACTAGCCTGATACCATTATGAAGGTTAGAcactgtgagaaagaaaatatattcaaaCACCAGCAATAGGTGTCGTAGAAATAAAAAGCATCATTAATGTTCTAAATATCtttttgtgagtgttttttctcttttgaaatTCAAATCTCTTCAGCTAACAAAATCCTAGCAAAGTTGTTAATATTCTGTCTAACCTAGTAAATAGTCGGTTGACAAAGGGTCCCATTCCAGAGCACTAACTGGGTCCTCTTCGTCTGTGCCCTCTAATGACTCTGGACGCAACACATGCTTTTGGCTTTTACTCCCTAAAAATGAGAAGACAGAGGTTAAGAAGTTAATgaagatgtgtgttttcaggtgcatGACTCTGCTTAAGAAACGTAAAGAGAGGGACAGGGTTTGACATGTACAGTGTATGTCATGGTTGGGCTCATAGTATAAGCCTCCTCCAGGCAATGACATCAAAagatgcatgtgtgaatgtgtgttttaattcaaCTTTTAACTCTCGCATGTGTCCATCAGCACCTGGCTGAAAAATCGACAAGCTTCCATCTGTGTGTCCAAACACCAGCTTGCCCTTCTTGGTGGGGTGCCATCTGAAGAGACAGATATCAGACAGGAAGGAGTGGGCTTCTTTATGCACTGTGAACCCAGGGTCAGGACCTCCATAGACCCAGATATACAACGGCCCACGCTGGGAGACAAAAGCCACTCCATCGGCTGAGTTCCAGCACCAACTAACTGATGTCGGTACACCTAAGAAAGTAGAGGTGACATTGTGAAATTTTACACATGGGATAAACTTTATAGAGGTAATAATCTAACTTTAAACACTGCACTGTGTCAGTAAAACCTGGTGTCAATTATCCATCTACCTTTAGTATTGTCCAGTCTTGCTACAGCCTTTTGTTCTGCTACGTTCCACACTATGAGCAGGTTATCAGCAGAGGCTGACGCAAAGAGGTCAGGGTTGTCAGAACACCAGCTGATAGCTGTTATAGTCTTCTTGTGTTCTGACATGATGGATCTCAACTTATATTCATTGTACTGCTGGTCCAACTACAAAATGGAGATTCAGAGAATGACAATGAATTAGAAAAAGGGAAACTGTTCTGATTTACtacctgtttttatttactacCTCACTGTGGTATTAAATGTGGTGTATGATCATAGACTGTTCATTGAAAGATTTTGGAGGTTAACAAAGGGtctaaatcaagaaaaaaaatacatgggaCAAACAGGCTGAAGTTTGAATGCTTTAAATCAGTGACTGACTACCTAGGGTACACATAGGACAGGGGAGTGATTCCCTATCTAGGATTTTTACCCCAGTCGATTCTGCAGTTGCTAGGGGTGCATAAAAAATTTTAAGGTAGCTCAGGTATTTTGAAAAAAACTTGcattacattaaataaaaaacaataccAAAAATTAATCTTACATTGATGTGATCCTTATCTTAGTAACGGTTATTTGTTGTAACAACAACTTCCCACCCCTGGGCCAACTGGCGTAATTACGATCAGTTTCCTATCAACTTGAATCTGCTGTAACACCTTTAACCCACCTGAGTATGCAGTGCACCAAAAAAGTTAGCAAGCTAGCAAAAAGTTGAAATGGATAGCTAAAGATAATATATAAATGGTTAAAACACCCTGCCTCTGCTACTTCAAGTGGCCGTAATACCAATGCAAACTTGACCGAAcccacagaaaaagaaatgaaaactgaacaaTTCTAGGATAATTACAGTACGAATTTACATGTGCCACTACAGATCCACTACAGATCCACCACAGCCACTACATTTTTGCTGTGGAGAAATACTGTCAACAATACAACTCCATGAAGCCAGCTCGTTTAAAGAGACACCTGACCACCAAGCACTCCAGCCGCATTTGTAGGAGTGGtgtatttttcaaatgaaaactgacaGACTTCAGACAGAGGACAGCCACCAGTGTATCAACCAAAATATTGAGGCACCTTATGATATGTCACTACTTATGGCTAATTCTATGGCCGAGAAACTGAGGAGATGTGAGGGTGGGGATGtgagctttctctctctccttgatgGTCCTCTTACCACCACAAAGAGATCTGTtgagaaaaaagtaaaacaaatctGTGTAAACTCAACAGTGAGCTGTACTCCTACTTCAGTGATACTGAGTCCAAGGCTGCAAAACTGGACTGGGTGAGGAACCCTTCCTGAGTGACtgagaccagcagcagcagccttcctACAAGACTGCAGGAACAACTTATGGATTTGTCTTCAGACTGTAGGCTGAAGATGACATGTGCCGAAAGGACATTGACACTTCTCGCGTGACGTAGAAAAGGAATATCCTGGTTTGTGACAATATGCACTCAGGCAACTTTTACTCTTTGAATCTACCTTATTGTGTAAAGTAACTTCTCTTCTTCCACCCAAatcaaaacagaggaagagaacacCCTTCCAGCTGTAGCCACCCTGCCTCTAGAACTGTCAAAACGTTTGAAGGACAGACGGGGTTGTGTATTTCATTGGAAAAGGTAGTTGGTAAGGTCTATTTTTCACTCGGTGTACACTGAgtcatttttgtttggttgAGAATAAATTACTGTATAAATAATCTCTTTTATATAAAAGCATTTAGTAAAACAATAGTTTGTCTGAACATGTTTGGAACATAACTGGTTGGTGCCAAGAGAGGGGGTCCATCTGCCATGGCTGGGGGTGCAATGGACAAAAAAGGTTAGGAACCACTGCTTTAAGTAATTCTCTTATTTAAAGCAGTGATTTGGATACACTGCACTGTGCATAATTATTCTTGAGGTATGAGGTTTGCAATACACAAAGATCAGTTTTAGGTCAACCATTCACATTTTGCCATTGACCTCACATTTCCCGTGATCAGTGATGAAAAGGAAGTTTAGATGGTGAGTTGAGTAGAAAACAGAGGTGCCATACTGTATGTGAGAACTGATCAAGTAGGTAACCAGGTGCACATAATGCCATCTTAGATTTTAAACATTCATCATCCTCatgaacacaaatacaaacaagcaGTTCACCTGGTAGATGTATATAGCCAAAGTAGCACAGTAGGCAAAGCGGTCTCCACTGGCAGCACAGACATCTTTATTCCAGGGTTGACAGCCTGCTGCTAGCAAGCCCACCTGCTTCACCTTCGCCATCCTCACctagagacacacaaacacatgtataaCACAAAATTATGTTACATTTAAGTAATTTTACAAATCTTAAGATGAATCCTTTCCCCGCCTTTCAGTTATcactgagcacacagtatccactaactgttctgtaatctgaatgctggccctctaacattgtccacttccaaccctgtttgtgtcatgttttatatgctgcatctcctcctctcctccattcctagctgtcctatcttcctccttttcctcctttcacccagcccggccatcagcaggagggtcccccatatgagccaggttctgctcaaggtttcttcctgttaaaagggagttttttcttgtcactgtcgccttaagtgcttgctctgggtctctgtaaagcagtttgagacaattttgattgtggaaggcgctatataaataaaactgaattgaattgaattgaaaaaattGAATTATATGTtctgtttatttgtatattCTCCTCAATGTTTAAGTGGCTATGACTTTGTAGACAAGCAAAGCATTGATCTCAGatgcaaatgaatgaatgaatggaaggAATTTCCCCAGATTTCCAGTGTCTCTGGACAcgttatgataaaaaaaaatatctgtataAAGACTGTTTATCAGCTGTGAAACTAACcgttgtgtttttgtcttgtatTGCATTATTTGGTGTTTGTTAGGTTGTTCTGCAATCACACCCATCAGACTACtcagacaacaaacaaatgaactcCTCTTTAGCCCATATTTATTTGAGAGCTGTTGTATTAGATTTTATCACAGTGTACAGTTCTGCTACAGCTGGGATAACACTGACACTCAATATTGGCATACAGCAGATCCACAGGTTAGAGAGGATAAGATgattaaagagaaagagacatgaGAGGATTGAAGTAAtctgtgctgtgattggctAAGACCAGTACTTATCTACTGATTGAATGCTGTTACTGGGAGGAAATGACTAGTGATGCAGTGTGCAGTATGTCTGAATGGCTCATTGAAgccagttcacccaaatcacagAGGTAAAACAGGGGACAGGGGATTCCCTGTCAAAAGTAATCTTCAAAAATGTGTTAACCTGTTACGCTGTAACCTTTTACTGTAAGGTGTAAATTGGCTTTACTATTACATAATGGCGGGACACTTTCTtgattttttaatgtttcccacatctttttccttttgcttgTAGTATCTGAATTTagttctgctttttcttctctgcaaGAGAATTTATGAGAATCtacaaaaaagagaggagcAGTGTTCATTTGATGACAGAGAACCTTTTGAGGCTGAAGGGCAACATCTGTGTGATGAAAACACCAGACTGATTAAATGGCTCCAAATTTGTTTCTCATACTTACTTTCACCTCAGAATGTACATTAAGTTATATCTTTCTGGTACCGTAAATTCCGGACTTGAGCGCACCTGAATATAAGCCGCACCCActaaattttaaaagaaaaaaaaattgtacataTATAAGCCGCACTTGACTATGAGCCGCAGTTGTCTACGTTGTAACATGAGATATTTACACAGAAAGATGTTACACCGAAAGATGTTTTTAACTtctaattaaataaatgctttttttccgAACAGTGCCTCTAACAGGGCAGTAAAAtggctggttaaaaaaataaaaaataccagaaaaGTCATCATTCCTCTCACTCCTGCGCACTAAAGCCACTGAAGTTGTCTTCTTCAGTGTCGGAATTGAACAGCCTCAGAATTACTTCGTCACACACTGcctcagtctctctttcattgttttcattgttctctctcattagcccgtaaaaatctataaattagCCGCATCCTTGTTTAAGCCGCAGGGTTTATTATggtatatatatagtttttaatGTACAGAAAGTTTGATTAGACAACTTCTTCAAttcaaaatatatattcatCTTTTCAGCACAAACGAGAGCAGAGTTAAACCTGTGTGAAATCACTCCATTTGTGATAGTTCTTAGAATCATGCTTAGAAAACACTCTTCCCCTCTAAGATTGATTATTACTGTGAAACAGGATCTGTAGTCTCTCAACCTAAAATCCAGAGTCATTAAAGCACACTAGTATTCTTGTCATATGGTGAGACTTActctcacactgacagacacacaggaggaagGAATAAAGTTTTACTTTGTCCAATAATAATGGTTTACAACCACAGACCTGCAAACCTGTGGACATTCCCATCAGTCTCAGCAGCAcattgtgtttagtgctaattagctaatCTTTGTAGGTAAACATTCTAACCTCACTATGGCGAATattgtaaacattatacctgcttagCATCAGCGTGTTATTGTCATATTCATTGTGCAAATGTTAGAATGCTGATGTTGTTGCCTAAGTATAGCATTAcagagccactagcatggctgcaAACTCTTGTCTTGTTATATACTTACCAATTTTTCATACAACATAGTGAAACTTCTAGGAcctaaacattaaataaaaacgtTTTTTTATTTACGATAAGGTCATTCAGCTACACTCACATGTTCAGGTTCAGGCATTAGAACAGCTTCAGCCTCTTTATCAGTTAAAGTGTCTTATAATGAATTCAGTAATGCTATGTGCAAACAACCAAACCTGTTAGgtactctccctctctttcaaacacacataaacactcactGAGACAGTCAGCACCttgaatatatgtgtgtaaCTGGTTGATGTCAGAGATAAGGCTTCTTTCTCAGCATGCTCAAGCCAAGACAATGGTTCATATTTAAAATCTGGTTGGTGAAGTTATTTCCTTCTAATGCACAATCAGATTCACAGCTTTTAACTTACAGCAGAAAAGGTCAGGTGTAGCCAGTAACATTAATGAAGGCAGTGTTCCATTAAGTATCCCAGGAAGTCTGTCCAGTGAGTCAGTATGTATGATACCAATTCCTGGGATTGGCTCACCAAAATGGCCTTCATTAATGCTATTAATTACACCAGAGCATTTCCTGCcttgacatgtcaaaatgtctgccataATAAGGTCTATTTAAACTTAATACATTCCCAGGAGACCACTCAAGACTGAGCTTTAAAAAGAGTATTCTCTACACAGTAGGTTAGGTTACACTCACCCAGCAAGAATGAACCACGATAAAGACATGTTCCGTTTTGAAATAATTCAGCTGTCCATTAAAACTGTACATGTTTAGACAGGACAATGGTGTCTTCCAGCTCTCCGTATGGCTAGTCAGCATTAGCCTGATACAGGTCTCCTCCTTGGGCAATTCATTATTCTGTTCAATTCGGTTTTAGTCATTCTCAGATGAAAATTGCATCTACGGTAATTCACAATGCGAAACGGGACTGAAAGGTTAAAGTTGTCTGATACGTCTACGTTAACGCTACCGTCGTTTCAGTTTCATGTCTTTGATTTCTCATAAAGGATTGGGCTTTAACCCAGGAGCTAGACGTATTTTCATAATGGAAAAACACTGTTGCTTTGGGTATGGGTTAGACAACAGAACATGTTCGAAACTAATATTACCAGAAAGAGATCGCTTCAGAcatgacaataacaacaacagcaataataGTGAAGTAGCCTTAATCAAACGCTCGTCTGgaccaccctaaccctaaccctgtctGTTAGCTACTAACGTTAACTAGCTATTTTGATCCCAAACGGCCGCCACCAGCAGCTAACAAGACGCGGTTTGGTGGTTTCCTATTATATTTCAGGAATATGCAGATTGTATCAACAGGTTTTAGCAGCACCAGCTAATCCGTGTGGAAACTGTGTTATTGAGACACTTGTGTCGCAGATGTTCTctgcctgaacacacacagcgGCAGGTCGGTGGTGACTGATTAGACATGTCTGTTTTGCGTGTCATCGCCGTTTATATTACAGCACTAACATGCACctgatgtgtatctgtgtttctcttcttaCCGTCAGGTGTCGGCTGGCTCGTGCACAACGGACAGCTCCCAGGTGCTGAAATGTGCCCTTGCACACCGTTCTCCGTGTGAGGTAGGCCGTAACCACGTCAGCGATTGGTCCGCGGGAATAAGCATTTTGATCAGTCATTGGCTGTCCGGGGTGCCAGTAAGACCAATTCTTCCACGTAAATGGTTGGTCTCAGATTCCAAAGCAGATTCAGGGGGAAGTAAAGTCTGGTTTTCCGTCGATTCGTGCTTCCCTTCACCTTATCCATACCCAGTTATGTCTTACGATGCTTAATCTGACCCCAAGCAGTTGTCTCTGCCGACAACATTCATCACAGTACTGTATATCACTGTATATACACTCTCATCCACATGACTTGATTAGATATGTTGATCAGCTACATCTGATCATCATTGAGAATTCTGTTTATATCTAGCCAATATGGGCCGTGAGATAATAACGTGACAGCAGTTCTGGTAATTAACCTCATCATCACTTATTGATGTGGCTCAAGTTATTATTCttactaataataaataaactttagTCAGGAGGCATAACGAGGAGAGTAGACCTGAAAAGAACTTGTGGTCACTGTTATCTTACATGTGGGAGCTTCTTAGACTACTGACATTCATTTGGTCATATTTTTACGAATACATAGCATTTCCAGCATTTCTctgtttatgtaaaaataacaataaaatcatctttgaatttttttataTCTGACATTGTGATTTCTCCTTACTTTTCAGCATCCCTATAGCTTTTAATATGTGTTTTGTCCTTGTTATTGTGCAAAAGTtgtcaacattattttttacacaCAACAATAAGTCAGTAGATTGATCAGGTGGCTGCTAATGTCTGATATGGAGGACGTGCATTTTTATGTACAGcttttgaagaaaaaacaagGTGAATATTGCTTGAGCAGATAACATTTTTAATATATGTCATGTCCAAACACATTGTATCTCCATGGAAGTTAGAAAGAGGGTAGATTCTTTCAGGTTAAATAAGTGTATTTTGAATGCTAGCTCTCATATCAAAGTCAATATGCTAGGCTAGCTTGCATTTTTTAACAAAATGCTGTAGAAATGTCTCCACCACACTCCCCTGTGTGATGAAAAAGACGTTTAAATGCTGATAGGCTCCAAGTAATATGGACTGTAAAAATAGATAAGGGTAATTCTATGTATAtacattaattaaaatgaattttgtctgttttaagaTGCCACATAAGACAACAGTAAGACAACACTAGATTTGGCCATGAAAAGTGACTCATACACAACTGTTAGCTGAAGAGACCAGTTAGAAATTTCAGAATATATCCAACTGTCACAATTATTTGATGTCATTTTGATGTATCGTTTATTGCTTATATGTACTATATGTACTTTACTTGCCAGTATTTTGCAgttaaacaaaatgtttcaaaTGTTTCTACTGGTTTCAATTTTTTACATCCACGTTCATTAAGTCTTTTCTACCACACAATGTCATTTACATCACCGCACAAATTTTttgaaaattactttttaaaaaagttctAACCATACATCAAACACTTCTCAGTAACTGTTGTCCTACTCTACTTAGTGTAATAataccatttatttatttcaaaacacTACCTTCCCAAGCTAACAAATTTCAGATTTGTGGTTGGATGTAACTTCAGCTGTTTTGGTTAATTAGTTTAATTCACAAATGTATAATAATTGTTAAAAGGTATGTACTGGCAAAGCTAattatgaaaatatttctgtATTATTATGGGGTGGCATTGgtcataatatttttaaataacagtCATAGAGACAGTGGAAAATGACAATTAAGGGTCAGAAAAATGACCAAATGATCTTATGATGGTATTTTGTCCCCTCTGAGACCTTAAAACTAGACAAACTAGGTAAACTTATGGAAACATCAACAAGTTTTTTTCCCTACAATTTCACAGAAGTGCTTCTAGTTGTAACTCTGTACTGCATTCTAAGTACTGAAAAATGCCCTGATACTATGTGTAAGTGGTGTTACCAGAACATGGTGTAAACAAGGGACATCTCCTCAGTTTACTATACTTTCGGCCAGaatgttgttattgttgcaAGTTTTCAAATGCCAGATAAAGGATCAGGGTGACTGTAAATGCAGTGAATTTCACACGtatacatatttaaatattagTTTGTGTTGAATGAATAAAGAGGAATATGCAGAAAATTTCTTCCCTGCTTTTAATGAAGAATATTTATCACTACATGCCTTTTGTCCAAAATACATATTGTCCATATATTAAAATCTAAAACTTATTCTAACCTCATGATAAAAGAAATCATGACTAAAGCCAGTACACCATAATACTTAAACTGTATTATTTGTTATAACTGCAGACAACACACCTGACCTAAGTTAACCAAACAGCTGACCTCAAGTAAAAATGCAAGGCACTACCAAATGGCCTTGCAGTCATCATTATAGTACAGCCTAAACCAATTAGGCTACTTGACTAATTGTGTTTACCCCTCCACAACCTACAGGCATGGACACATAAGATTACAGGCCCCCAGGCACAGATGTCCAACACCCCAATTGTCTTGAAAGGACAATTTGTTGTGACAAAAGCTCTGGCCTAGTGGGCCTGCCTGGTAAGCTGTCTGTAATTTATAATGAACTGGCATTATCTGAACCTGTCTAAGTGTTGCTTTTGCACTTGCTATTAGTGGATGACATGACAGGGCCCGATATAAATTCTATAATCAGTTCAGATCAAATACTGCAGATAGACTACATTTCTCAACTTTAACTTACAGTGTGAAtatgtctttgtgaggaaaCCTGCTGACATCTTAAAAAGTAAAGCCATTACGAATTCCTGTTTTTATGAATAGAGCAGTCTTCTCAAGTAAGCCTAATAACAGGCCTAGAAAACATCACTCATCTGATTTATGAAGTTTGTTACTCCAGTTTGTTGACTTTGAGAATGCATTACCAGCACAATGTTGTACAGAATTCAATTGCATCTTAAAATTTGATTCTGATGCATACAATCCCAGTATATCCTAACAATTATTGCAACCACAGCTTTACTTGTATGATTTAAGTACCAATAAGCAAAAGGTGAACGATTAGGTCCACACAACTATCAATATACAAAATTttattacaaaaagaaaaattcattCTACATGAAAGTTTTCAAAGTTCCACATTAAAAATGGCTGCAAACATTTTATCAAACTACAGATAAATCCTGGTAGTAAAATGACTGAAGAAACAGCACCACTAAAAGGAAAACATAAGCAGTGCATCCAGAAACAATAACTTTAAAACTTTACTGATTTGCTGCTGTCCACCGCCTGTACAGGAATTTCAGTCCATTATATTACGACAGGAAGTTGATATCTGGCTGCCCGTTTCGATAGTAACAAGGATCTAAAATGTAACAAACCCAAGTTCAGCTGGGGGGGTCATAATGGGGCTAAGtgacaaaataaacactaaATCCCTGAATTAGAAAAGGAATAAAGGTCTGGTATCCAACAGAGGCAGACTAACAGGGACAGCAGGCTATACTTTTTGaatcatacacacaaaacacagagttaAGCTGAACAACACATTGCAAACTTCACATCCGTTAACATAAACCGCTTAGTcgtcatcctcatcatcatcatcttcatcttcctcttcgtcgtcatcctcttcctcatcatcatcgtcgtcatcaGCTGGTTCTGCTTTCTTGGCAGCTGGCCTGCCTGGGCCACTCTTTTTACCAGCATCACTCTTCCCTGAACCACCTTTGGCTCGGTAAGCAGCAATATCCTAAAAAGAAAGGGACAATGTATGTAGCCTCCTCATACAAGTGTCTTAATATACTGAAAACTGTGTTAGAACCTTTTCTATGTGCTATGAACTGTAACGGCAATCTAATCTTTAGCAAATGTTACCATTTTCAGCTACACATCAGTGCCTGGTGCCCTAAAGAGCATTTACAGCAACGGGAATCACTACTCCTGTCATTTTGTCATTGGTTTAAGTGACCTTAAGTGGCACTACACAAAAATGCTGGGCAAAAGGTGGATACCTTCTCGtatttttccttcagtttgGCAGCTTTGGCCTCATAAGGAGCCTTGTCTTTGGAACTCTGTGTAGCCCACAACTCGCCAAGCTTCTTGGCAATGTCACCAATGGAGATACCAGGGTTCTCCTCCTTGATCCTGGGACGGTGATCGGaacagaacacaaagaaagcagagctggaaaggaaaataaagcagAAGATGGGATTAATGCCAGAAAGCACCAACACATGAAagtagcttaaaaaaaaaaaacacatttcttctcTCAACTTTTTTTAACGCTACATGGGACTACTGTGGTGAAGACTTACGGTGGCCTCTTTGGGGCATTGgggtctttcttcttcttgcccTTCTTGGCACCCTTAGGAGGGACGTACGATTTCATCTCTCGGTCATATctgatcttgtcattcttgGCCATCTCCTCAAATTTCACCTTCTCCTTTGCTGACATGGTCTTTAAAAGGCAAAACAGAAAGCTTCTTCAGTTACGGCCTCCATGGACATATTTATCAAGTTGTATTTATTGAAGACAAGCATCTAATTTAATATCCTTATGTAGAGTGGCATGTACAGATTTTGAAtaaagagtctttattgtcattatgtgAACATAACGAGATTTTGCAGAGACTCtcggctttaaggcacacaaataacacaaatacttaaaaagaaaagaacacaaaatataaacacaaagtagagtAAGTAAAGTTAAGTAAGTAGgtaagtaagtaataaagtgcagcttagtgccagtccagtgtatggaatgctgtgagtgtttgattgtgttctgtgtgtgtaactCATGGATcaggaaaaaatacagacaggaaCCGCATCTGCAACAAAACTTTTTAATCTATTCAAGTAACTTGCTCTTTTCACTTTATAACACTGAATGATATAATAAACCATAATTTGGTAATATGGAAAATCCCATGTCCAGCCCTAAACATTTGATACCAACTCACCTTCCATCTCTCAGAGCATTTcttggaaaactctgcaaagcTTACACTGGTCCCTGGGTGTTTCTTTTTGTGCTCTTCACGGCAGGTTGCGACAAAGAAAGCATAGGAGGAGGTTTTCCCTCTTGGCTTATTTGGGTCCTTTGTCATGGCTGCACTTAATctacaaacaacagcaagaacACAACATGTAAAGGGAAttggaagtttaaaaaaataaaaaacacttctAAAGCATCTGAGTAGACAGTATAATGTAAAGCTTGTACCtagtaaaataacacacacacacacatatatagatatacttacatatatatcatatacacacaaaatgttaatttttaaaagaacacaaataaataaaagtaaatgtttAGTTTAAT is a window of Toxotes jaculatrix isolate fToxJac2 chromosome 4, fToxJac2.pri, whole genome shotgun sequence DNA encoding:
- the hmgb2a gene encoding high mobility group protein B2a, with amino-acid sequence MTKDPNKPRGKTSSYAFFVATCREEHKKKHPGTSVSFAEFSKKCSERWKTMSAKEKVKFEEMAKNDKIRYDREMKSYVPPKGAKKGKKKKDPNAPKRPPSAFFVFCSDHRPRIKEENPGISIGDIAKKLGELWATQSSKDKAPYEAKAAKLKEKYEKDIAAYRAKGGSGKSDAGKKSGPGRPAAKKAEPADDDDDDEEEDDDEEEDEDDDDEDDD